A genomic region of Solanum dulcamara chromosome 2, daSolDulc1.2, whole genome shotgun sequence contains the following coding sequences:
- the LOC129874221 gene encoding zinc finger protein JAGGED-like isoform X2 translates to MSPERNPLDLNNLPEDFCRDGKQVLEGGGYRKKKSGVKEDCGKVYECRFCSLKFCKSQALGGHMNRHRQERETETLNRARQLVFNNDNLIPPHHLSCPPIPHGGGYHQSTNIGDQPLSSYRPPPPPPLYPTTRLFSGNSTTTLLPPPLPQPPHQPSYMYASPPRMVSFSSHQYPPQTNDYFLGHVLSGSNTHSTSTPNNFMGSSAMAPDHVNNNNNNNNNYTCIGAPIGHGLGLGNNGSSSGGKQQHLDRFQDGF, encoded by the exons GAGGAGGgtatagaaaaaagaaaagcgGCGTTAAAGAAGATTGTGGTAAAGTGTATGAGTGTAGGTTTTGTTCCCTCAAGTTCTGTAAATCTCAAGCACTTGGGGGACACATGAACCGCCACCGCCAAG AGAGGGAGACAGAAACACTAAATCGAGCTCGTCAACTCGTCTTCAATAACGATAACCTAATCCCTCCTCATCACCTAAG TTGTCCTCCAATTCCTCATGGAGGAGGTTATCACCAATCAACAAACATAGGTGATCAACCACTCTCATCATATAGGccgccaccaccaccaccactttATCCAACAACAAGGTTATTTTCAGGCAACTCCACCACCACCCTTTTGCCACCACCACTACCACAACCACCACACCAACCGTCATACATGTATGCTTCTCCACCGCGTATGGTTTCATTCTCATCTCATCAGTATCCGCCTCAAACAAATGACTACTTCCTAGGCCACGTCTTGTCAGGATCTAACACACACTCGACAAGTACTCCCAATAACTTCATGGGATCATCAGCTATGGCGCCTGATCATgttaacaacaataataataataataataattacactTGCATTGGTGCACCAATAGGGCATGGACTTGGACTTGGCAATAATGGAAGTAGCTCTGGTGGGAAACAACAACATTTGGATCGGTTTCAAGATGGATtttag